In one Candidatus Absconditicoccus praedator genomic region, the following are encoded:
- a CDS encoding integrase core domain-containing protein: MNIHKNTRLTPLQRKEVWEYYKRGMKPKDLHIKFNVSLPTIYKIIKRARTQEFLPRNSINNRFRNIRRGLLRLAKIESKIIEKKNKEARRYNKNYPGEMMHFDTKKLPLIRGAANKKSEYLFVGIDDYSRELYVAIMQDKTQVSSSMFLRQVIDECPYTIECVYSDNGVEYKGNDKHEFVKECVKSGIKQKFTKVRTPRTNGKAERVIRTLIDMWHSKEVFKSSEHRKMSLKRFVNRYNTVKPHKGLDNKTPYEVIEKFYYG, translated from the coding sequence ATGAATATACATAAAAATACAAGACTAACACCACTCCAGAGAAAAGAGGTCTGGGAATACTATAAAAGATGAATGAAGCCTAAGGATTTACATATTAAGTTCAATGTATCATTGCCTACCATATACAAGATAATAAAGAGAGCAAGAACTCAAGAGTTTTTACCAAGAAATTCTATCAATAATAGATTTAGAAACATTAGGCGATGATTACTTAGATTAGCTAAAATAGAATCTAAGATAATAGAAAAGAAAAACAAAGAAGCTAGAAGATACAATAAAAACTACCCTTGAGAAATGATGCATTTTGACACAAAAAAACTACCTCTTATAAGATGAGCAGCAAACAAAAAGTCTGAATACTTATTTGTATGAATAGACGACTATTCTAGAGAACTTTATGTAGCTATAATGCAAGATAAGACACAAGTATCTTCGTCTATGTTTCTTAGACAGGTAATAGATGAATGTCCTTACACTATTGAGTGTGTGTACTCAGATAATTGAGTTGAGTACAAATGAAATGATAAACATGAATTTGTTAAAGAGTGTGTAAAAAGCTGAATAAAGCAAAAATTTACAAAAGTTAGAACACCAAGAACAAATTGAAAAGCAGAGAGGGTTATAAGAACATTAATCGATATGTGGCACAGTAAGGAAGTTTTTAAGTCATCAGAACATAGAAAAATGTCTTTAAAAAGATTTGTAAATCGATATAACACTGTAAAGCCACATAAATGACTAGATAATAAAACTCCTTATGAAGTTATTGAAAAGTTCTATTACTGATAA
- a CDS encoding GAF domain-containing hybrid sensor histidine kinase/response regulator produces MQITHGKIAYIGQVEDGKLIINAFTKAVWNECGLWDKNTDTNVQIEKPGGLLSLPFNNKQGFYTNDAPNHPDSTGVPCGHVKIQNFLCAVAKSQGKEDDIVGQIGVANTPNDFDEADLELIQQFANIFGLAIEKHKREKQQKKQLEFQKYLTEIGSSFLYIQSEAEFRSQLENALLLMKNFFQTDQVYLFEMNTDDSCVNTFNSIGHININGSVPESLSFHQFKNFFENIRNGNHVLYSNVDEMEDIPEKKDLQQRGIKTFIAFPIMQGDDFFGFFGLNTTNEFKKWTDSDLLRLKTFSALITNAFQKHNLEKSMLEAKRQAEDANQAKSKFLANMSHEIRTPINVIYGILDELTQGNVDEHTSKFYKEQLEEQKRKLLGIIDDILDISKIEANEIDYEPEKVNITYLISSIVSLQKFSNNKNIDISCHIDPLLEDEYFWGDTQKISQVITNLVNNAVKFTSEGCVQVSINQIEESQDSKKIQIDVEDTGIGIPSDQLDQVFENFVQTNHPSVGYGGTGLGLAITKNLVEIMGGEITVSSQQGSGSCFSVVLPFQKTGESAESAYLPEPVQESEEKSVEYYQQFKVLIVEDEPINQMLLKSILEQRGYQVVAADDGEQALDIYQKGDFDIIITDIQMPGMSGDELVEEIKQNSNIPVIALSAFATSEEVEKFKRKGFNHYLTKPTEKADIYRVLDWFLEDKA; encoded by the coding sequence ATGCAGATAACTCACTGAAAAATTGCTTATATATGACAGGTAGAGGACGGAAAACTCATAATAAATGCATTTACCAAAGCGGTTTGGAATGAGTGTGGACTTTGGGATAAAAATACAGATACAAATGTACAGATAGAAAAGCCTTGATGATTGCTGTCTTTGCCATTCAACAATAAACAATGATTTTATACAAATGATGCACCAAATCACCCAGATTCTACCGGAGTTCCATGTGGGCATGTCAAGATACAAAATTTCTTGTGTGCTGTTGCAAAATCCCAGTGAAAAGAAGATGATATTGTATGACAAATAGGTGTAGCAAATACTCCTAATGATTTTGATGAGGCGGATTTGGAACTTATCCAGCAGTTTGCAAATATTTTTTGACTTGCTATAGAAAAGCATAAAAGAGAAAAACAACAAAAAAAACAGCTAGAATTCCAAAAATATCTTACAGAAATATGAAGCTCTTTTTTGTATATACAGTCAGAAGCTGAATTTAGAAGCCAACTAGAAAATGCTTTGTTGCTTATGAAAAATTTTTTTCAAACAGATCAGGTTTATCTTTTTGAGATGAATACTGATGATAGTTGTGTAAACACCTTTAATAGTATTTGACATATTAATATAAATGGCTCAGTACCAGAAAGTTTGTCATTTCATCAATTCAAAAATTTTTTTGAAAATATAAGAAATTGAAATCATGTTTTGTATTCCAATGTAGATGAGATGGAGGATATACCAGAAAAAAAGGATTTACAGCAAAGAGGTATTAAAACATTTATAGCATTTCCTATAATGCAGTGAGATGATTTTTTTGGTTTTTTCTGACTCAATACTACCAATGAGTTCAAGAAATGGACTGATTCAGACTTATTAAGATTGAAGACATTTTCTGCATTAATTACCAATGCTTTCCAAAAACATAACTTGGAAAAATCCATGCTTGAGGCAAAAAGACAAGCAGAAGATGCCAACCAAGCAAAATCAAAATTTCTTGCTAATATGTCACACGAAATAAGAACACCTATAAATGTAATTTATGGAATTTTAGATGAACTAACTCAATGAAATGTTGATGAGCATACATCAAAATTTTATAAAGAACAATTAGAAGAACAAAAAAGAAAACTTTTGTGAATTATAGATGATATTCTGGATATCTCAAAAATAGAGGCAAACGAAATTGATTATGAACCCGAGAAGGTAAATATAACATATTTAATCTCTTCTATTGTCTCTTTACAAAAATTTTCAAACAATAAAAATATAGATATATCTTGTCATATAGATCCTTTGTTGGAAGATGAGTATTTTTGGGGTGACACTCAAAAAATTTCTCAAGTAATAACTAATCTTGTGAATAATGCAGTAAAATTTACAAGTGAATGATGTGTACAAGTGTCTATAAACCAAATTGAAGAATCTCAAGACTCCAAAAAAATTCAAATAGATGTAGAAGATACTTGAATATGAATCCCAAGTGACCAGCTTGATCAAGTATTTGAAAATTTTGTACAAACAAATCATCCATCAGTTTGATATTGATGAACTTGATTAGGTCTTGCAATCACCAAAAATTTAGTAGAAATTATGTGATGAGAAATAACAGTCTCTAGTCAACAATGAAGTTGAAGCTGTTTTAGTGTTGTTTTGCCTTTCCAAAAAACAGGAGAGTCAGCAGAATCAGCATATTTGCCTGAACCTGTTCAAGAATCAGAAGAAAAAAGTGTTGAGTATTACCAGCAGTTCAAAGTACTAATAGTTGAAGATGAGCCTATAAATCAAATGTTGTTGAAAAGTATTTTAGAACAAAGATGATATCAGGTAGTTGCTGCTGATGATGGTGAACAAGCGTTGGATATATATCAAAAAGGAGACTTTGATATTATAATTACAGATATTCAAATGCCTTGAATGTCTTGAGATGAACTAGTAGAAGAGATCAAACAAAATTCAAATATTCCTGTGATAGCTTTGTCAGCATTTGCTACTAGTGAAGAAGTAGAAAAGTTTAAAAGAAAATGATTTAATCACTATCTAACAAAACCAACAGAAAAAGCTGATATTTATAGAGTGTTAGATTGGTTTTTGGAGGATAAAGCTTAA
- the ruvA gene encoding Holliday junction branch migration protein RuvA translates to MLHYITGKVLETNKKKIIKNDFFGVEAVYLGEKTSGDFLLYPHFDQNHSTYFYYAFDNFEQKDFFTLSMKLPGVGAKTAYLISMQNQENLKNAIENYDLKFFQNIPGIGTKTARRIIVELKSSIESKDLSKLDIDEKLYNDIIKTLKPYGFDTEKVKVLLSECDIKLEKSKINEIIKWLLDNYN, encoded by the coding sequence ATGTTGCACTATATCACTTGAAAAGTACTAGAAACCAATAAGAAAAAAATTATAAAAAACGATTTTTTTGGAGTAGAGGCTGTGTATTTGTGAGAAAAAACATCTTGAGATTTTTTACTGTATCCTCATTTTGATCAGAATCATTCAACTTACTTTTATTATGCTTTTGATAATTTTGAACAAAAAGATTTTTTCACACTATCAATGAAGCTACCTTGAGTATGAGCCAAAACAGCATATTTGATAAGTATGCAAAACCAAGAAAATCTCAAAAATGCAATAGAAAATTATGATCTAAAATTTTTTCAAAATATACCTTGAATCTGAACAAAAACTGCAAGAAGAATAATTGTAGAACTCAAGTCATCAATAGAGTCAAAAGACCTTTCAAAGCTTGATATAGATGAAAAATTGTACAATGATATAATAAAAACTTTAAAACCTTATTGATTTGATACAGAAAAAGTAAAAGTATTGCTTTCAGAATGTGATATAAAACTTGAGAAAAGCAAGATTAATGAAATTATTAAGTGGTTGCTTGACAACTACAATTAG
- a CDS encoding tyrosine/phenylalanine carboxypeptidase domain-containing protein: protein MFNHGILGMNARNLLYIKKFNPKKAIRLADNKIKTKNFFQERGIPVPETYAVINNRNELYNFDFASLPKKNFVVKPNKGSKGRGIFVTKLLEDLPEGYSVQQNTKCFFEKYLGIKKSSDYNYYYKTGGEVVNDDVYRRYLVDILDGKHSMTLGGDKILIEEKLSPGDNFKRFCQYGLADIRVIVFNLIPVAAMVRVPTIESGGKANLAQGGIGFGVEVGSGKIKSMYYKGQIFKKKFPGAFEDFQNKKLPFWNDILLYSSKIQYFVNLGYLALDWVAVKDQPKLLEVNAKAGLEVQTASVLGLRKRLEKISDVSVNSPEKGVEISKSLFNSSRGNLVAMGKVLYLSQKANIILESEEGDQQIPVVVRVDIKKEKNYISSNLYETVQEHNLGDTVLDIYESEIRLKNPVFQCSDKLKKNEIVLGHPSVSEFYIKPIHNVIDEINIISDKNILDEEKEYLYTIDQQLKKIQSKLNITKLLKPINYLDELDNFITWNGNYNPKFVYDWPSTDRLQEIEDWLKKLKENYFNENFGLKSNFAGLFEEKINELEIVLNLINSYKREKYSDILKYNEMLYGKMEDEILQLSKQKIFMDEPSDDEVLGEYLTFSQTKKIIKKYLDERGITGVRIQVDPSSYARISIVRGKKITIKLSGHAKFRQKEIYSTLAHEIDVHLRRYLNGLKTGWNILANGTGFYIKDEEGLAVYKSIENLPEDYFKVGIYKKYYLLNQAQKHSFSRLVDMIRGLENRTLNGAFKTALRAKKGVQNTGFVDGGAIFMKDKIYLDGYMKIKDWIENGGDVEQFMKGKIKIDDMSKIF, encoded by the coding sequence ATGTTCAATCATTGAATACTTGGTATGAATGCAAGAAACCTTTTGTACATAAAAAAATTCAATCCCAAAAAAGCAATCCGTCTTGCAGACAACAAGATAAAAACCAAGAATTTCTTTCAAGAAAGAGGAATACCTGTGCCAGAAACTTATGCAGTTATCAACAATCGTAATGAATTATACAATTTTGATTTTGCATCTCTTCCAAAGAAAAATTTTGTAGTAAAACCCAACAAATGAAGTAAATGAAGGTGAATTTTTGTAACAAAGCTTTTGGAAGATTTGCCAGAATGATATTCTGTTCAGCAAAATACAAAATGTTTTTTTGAAAAATACTTGGGGATCAAAAAATCTAGTGATTACAATTATTATTATAAAACAGGAGGTGAAGTTGTAAATGATGATGTGTATAGAAGATATCTTGTAGACATATTGGATGGTAAGCATTCTATGACACTTTGAGGAGACAAAATTCTTATAGAAGAAAAACTATCTCCTGGAGATAATTTCAAAAGGTTTTGTCAGTATTGACTAGCTGATATAAGAGTGATAGTATTCAACCTTATACCAGTTGCTGCAATGGTTAGAGTGCCAACGATAGAATCTTGATGAAAAGCTAATCTTGCACAGTGATGAATATGATTTTGAGTAGAAGTAGGTTCTGGGAAAATCAAATCTATGTACTACAAATGACAAATTTTCAAGAAAAAATTTCCTTGAGCTTTTGAAGATTTTCAAAACAAAAAATTGCCATTTTGGAATGATATATTATTATATAGTTCAAAAATTCAGTATTTTGTAAATCTTGGTTATCTTGCTCTTGATTGGGTAGCAGTCAAGGACCAACCAAAACTTTTGGAAGTAAATGCTAAAGCTGGTTTGGAAGTACAAACAGCCAGTGTCTTGTGACTTAGAAAAAGGCTTGAAAAAATTTCTGATGTTAGTGTAAATAGCCCAGAAAAATGAGTAGAAATATCTAAAAGTCTTTTTAACTCTTCAAGATGAAATCTTGTGGCAATGTGAAAAGTTTTGTATTTGAGTCAAAAAGCTAATATTATCTTGGAGTCAGAAGAATGAGACCAACAAATACCTGTAGTGGTAAGAGTAGATATTAAAAAAGAGAAAAATTATATATCATCCAATCTTTATGAAACTGTCCAAGAACATAATCTTTGAGATACGGTTTTGGATATATATGAAAGCGAGATTAGGTTAAAAAACCCAGTTTTTCAGTGTTCGGATAAACTCAAAAAAAATGAGATAGTTTTGTGACATCCTTCTGTAAGTGAATTTTATATCAAACCAATTCACAATGTTATTGATGAAATAAATATTATTAGCGACAAAAACATACTAGATGAAGAGAAAGAATATTTGTATACTATAGATCAACAACTCAAAAAAATTCAATCAAAATTGAATATTACAAAACTGCTAAAACCAATAAATTATTTGGATGAGCTTGACAATTTTATTACTTGGAATTGAAATTATAATCCAAAATTTGTATACGATTGGCCAAGTACTGATAGATTGCAAGAAATAGAAGATTGGTTAAAAAAACTAAAGGAAAATTATTTCAATGAAAACTTTTGATTGAAAAGTAATTTTGCTTGATTGTTCGAAGAAAAAATAAACGAGCTTGAAATTGTTTTGAATCTTATAAATTCTTATAAAAGAGAAAAGTATTCTGATATACTCAAATATAATGAAATGCTATACTGAAAAATGGAGGATGAAATACTTCAACTTTCCAAACAAAAAATATTTATGGATGAGCCATCAGACGATGAAGTTTTATGAGAGTATCTAACTTTCTCTCAAACAAAAAAAATAATAAAAAAATATCTAGATGAAAGATGAATTACTGGAGTAAGAATACAAGTTGATCCTTCTTCTTATGCTAGAATTTCAATTGTTAGATGAAAAAAAATTACCATAAAACTTTCTGGGCATGCCAAATTTAGGCAAAAAGAGATATACTCAACACTTGCTCATGAGATTGATGTTCATCTTAGAAGATATCTTAACTGACTAAAAACTTGATGGAATATTCTTGCCAATTGAACTTGATTTTATATAAAAGATGAAGAATGACTTGCTGTATATAAAAGTATAGAAAATTTACCTGAAGATTATTTTAAAGTTTGAATATACAAAAAGTATTATCTTCTGAATCAAGCTCAGAAACATTCATTTTCTAGACTTGTAGATATGATTAGATGATTGGAAAATAGAACTTTGAATTGAGCATTCAAAACTGCATTGAGAGCAAAAAAATGAGTTCAAAATACTTGATTTGTTGACTGATGAGCTATTTTTATGAAAGACAAGATATATCTTGATTGATATATGAAAATAAAAGATTGGATAGAAAACTGATGAGATGTAGAGCAGTTCATGAAATGAAAAATAAAAATAGATGATATGAGTAAGATTTTTTAG
- the hisS gene encoding histidine--tRNA ligase, with protein MYKVGGFGEYSYQQQEVLNKIISIIEKNYKNFGYQNIDTPAVERNSILLSKGGEETSKQIFGLYGLAQGGSDLKDYSLRFDLTIPFARYVLDWKDKIPFPFKRYQIDKVRRGERQQKGRFKEFIQADVDIIWDDDKFNNVLYYDAEVVFLLYKNLSDIMQSFCLENTPVLFVNDKRIIDGFLDSVIGDDSDKKQKMIDLIDKSEKISKQKFFELAGQLCISEEYVQKIYNFISRQVTYKDLDYISTEFSNDVFAEGINSLKLFLSNFNNIGEKFEIDPKIVIDFSIVRGLDYYTGIVFETFLDKNKSTSSVASGGRYENLTYYLDPKTNFSGVGGSIGVSRLFDFIKDSINSQGHNNIDYFFINFEDTFPDVVSLAYKFIQDGYKVEIYPVCDKLKKQMQLANRKNAKNVVIMGEKEKLNGVYTIKEMSSGEEKIYNI; from the coding sequence ATGTACAAAGTATGATGATTTGGTGAATATTCTTATCAACAGCAAGAAGTATTAAATAAAATAATTTCTATTATAGAAAAAAATTATAAAAATTTTGGTTATCAAAATATTGATACTCCTGCAGTAGAAAGAAACTCAATACTTTTATCAAAGTGATGAGAAGAAACTTCCAAACAAATTTTTGGTCTTTATTGACTTGCTCAAGGTGGTTCAGACTTAAAAGATTATAGTCTTCGTTTTGATCTAACTATTCCTTTTGCAAGATATGTACTGGACTGGAAAGATAAAATTCCTTTTCCGTTCAAAAGATATCAAATAGATAAAGTGCGAAGAGGAGAAAGACAACAAAAAGGTAGATTCAAAGAATTTATTCAAGCAGATGTAGATATCATCTGGGATGATGATAAATTTAATAATGTTCTTTACTATGATGCAGAAGTTGTATTTCTTTTGTATAAAAATTTATCTGATATTATGCAGTCTTTTTGTTTGGAAAATACTCCAGTATTATTTGTTAATGACAAAAGAATAATAGATTGATTTTTGGATTCAGTTATTGGAGATGATTCTGATAAAAAACAAAAAATGATTGATTTGATTGATAAGTCTGAAAAAATATCCAAACAAAAATTTTTTGAGCTTGCAGGGCAATTATGCATATCCGAAGAATATGTTCAAAAAATTTATAATTTTATATCAAGACAGGTTACATACAAAGATTTAGATTATATTAGTACCGAATTTTCAAATGATGTTTTTGCTGAATGAATAAACTCTCTCAAGCTATTTTTATCAAATTTCAATAATATATGAGAAAAATTTGAAATAGATCCAAAAATTGTTATAGATTTTTCTATAGTAAGGTGACTGGATTATTATACTTGAATAGTATTTGAAACATTCTTGGATAAAAATAAGTCCACATCCAGTGTTGCTTCAGGATGAAGGTATGAAAATCTTACTTATTATCTGGATCCCAAAACCAACTTTTCTTGAGTTTGATGAAGTATATGAGTAAGTAGACTTTTTGATTTTATAAAAGATAGTATTAATTCACAAGGTCATAATAATATAGATTATTTTTTTATCAATTTTGAAGATACTTTTCCTGATGTTGTATCTCTTGCTTACAAATTTATTCAAGATTGATATAAAGTAGAAATATATCCAGTTTGTGATAAACTCAAAAAACAAATGCAGCTAGCCAACAGAAAAAATGCCAAAAATGTTGTTATTATGTGAGAAAAAGAAAAATTAAACTGAGTATATACAATAAAAGAAATGAGTTCTTGAGAAGAAAAAATTTATAATATATAA